In Poseidonibacter antarcticus, a single genomic region encodes these proteins:
- a CDS encoding AEC family transporter, whose translation MGGEAKLLNLFKSPVIIATIFGLLFNYFNLHLPAILLTPTQMLSQVSIPLVLFALGVRLTFVDFTHWKIGLIGAILCPLSGILIALGVISIFDYTPMQISLLILFGSLPPAVVNAIMAEQYGHDSSVVASIVAVGTLFSIVSIPAVLYFLL comes from the coding sequence ATGGGGGGAGAAGCAAAGCTTCTTAATTTATTTAAAAGTCCTGTTATAATTGCAACAATTTTTGGCTTACTTTTTAATTATTTTAATCTACATTTACCTGCAATACTTTTGACACCTACTCAAATGTTATCCCAAGTATCTATTCCTCTTGTTTTATTTGCTTTGGGTGTAAGACTAACTTTTGTAGATTTTACTCATTGGAAAATAGGACTAATTGGAGCTATACTTTGCCCTCTATCTGGAATTTTAATAGCCTTAGGTGTAATATCAATTTTTGATTATACGCCAATGCAAATTAGTTTACTTATTCTTTTTGGTAGCTTACCTCCTGCTGTTGTTAATGCAATTATGGCAGAACAATATGGTCATGATTCTAGTGTCGTAGCTTCTATTGTTGCAGTGGGAACATTATTTAGTATTGTATCAATTCCTGCTGTGTTATATTTTTTATTATAA
- a CDS encoding AEC family transporter, translated as MILKIVEIIFPVLIIALLGYFYAKKTKINMDVTNKINMDFFIPILVFYAISEKLPSITVLGTFSIGALIVILGSGLILYPVSKLLDINPRTFLPSMMFSNSINLGLPLALFAFGEEAMAMMVALSLVQVIGQFTIAVMMYGGRSKAS; from the coding sequence ATGATATTAAAAATAGTAGAAATCATATTTCCCGTATTAATAATTGCACTTCTAGGATATTTCTACGCTAAAAAAACAAAGATAAATATGGATGTAACAAATAAAATTAATATGGATTTTTTTATTCCAATATTAGTTTTTTATGCAATAAGTGAGAAGTTACCTTCAATAACAGTTTTAGGAACTTTTTCTATAGGCGCCTTGATTGTGATACTTGGTTCGGGACTTATACTTTATCCAGTTAGTAAATTATTGGATATAAATCCTCGTACTTTTTTACCTTCAATGATGTTTTCTAATTCCATAAATTTAGGACTTCCCTTAGCATTATTTGCATTTGGAGAAGAGGCTATGGCAATGATGGTTGCTTTATCTTTAGTGCAAGTAATAGGACAATTCACAATTGCTGTTATGATGTATGGGGGGAGAAGCAAAGCTTCTTAA
- a CDS encoding alpha/beta fold hydrolase: protein MSNPEIANRIKTGNFNTNYHDLGEGEPIMFIHGSGPGVSAFANWRLCMPALAEKFRVIAPDMVGFGYSDRPEGISYDMDTWVAQTIDLMDALGIEKINLVGNSFGGALALALVIKYPERFNKIVLMGAVGVYFDLTYGLDKAWGYTPSIENMKELLDIFANDRSIVTDDLAKMRYEASIRPGFQESFSSMFKAPRQDGVDSMESDENDIKKIDKETLIIHGREDKVIPVQNSIRLNQLIKKSQLHIFGECGHWTQIEHNKRFNTLLMNFFSEES, encoded by the coding sequence ATGTCTAATCCAGAAATAGCAAATAGAATAAAAACAGGTAATTTTAATACAAATTATCATGACTTGGGTGAAGGTGAACCAATTATGTTTATTCATGGTTCAGGTCCAGGAGTATCAGCTTTTGCAAACTGGCGATTATGTATGCCAGCATTAGCAGAAAAATTTAGAGTAATAGCACCTGATATGGTTGGGTTTGGTTATTCAGATAGACCTGAAGGAATTTCATATGATATGGATACTTGGGTTGCTCAGACTATTGATTTAATGGATGCTTTAGGAATTGAAAAAATTAATCTTGTAGGAAATTCTTTTGGTGGTGCATTGGCATTAGCTTTAGTAATTAAATATCCTGAAAGATTTAATAAAATTGTTTTAATGGGTGCTGTTGGTGTTTACTTTGACCTAACTTATGGTTTAGACAAAGCATGGGGATATACACCAAGTATAGAAAATATGAAAGAATTATTAGATATTTTTGCAAATGACAGAAGTATAGTTACAGATGATTTAGCAAAGATGAGATATGAAGCAAGTATAAGACCAGGTTTTCAAGAATCATTTTCTTCTATGTTTAAAGCTCCAAGACAAGATGGTGTTGATTCAATGGAAAGTGATGAAAACGATATTAAAAAAATTGACAAAGAAACTTTGATTATACATGGTAGAGAAGATAAAGTTATTCCTGTTCAAAATTCGATAAGATTAAATCAATTAATAAAGAAATCACAACTCCATATCTTTGGTGAATGTGGACATTGGACACAAATTGAACATAATAAAAGATTTAATACTCTGTTAATGAATTTTTTTAGTGAAGAAAGTTAA
- a CDS encoding ketopantoate reductase family protein: MNFLILGAGGIGSYFGTRLIKAGHNVTFVARGKHLEALQQNKLKLQHPEFEFFDNVSSHSIEEIKKMKTSLFDAILITTKSTSTKILSDDLFNWLGNTKKHPYIISLQNGVDNEEILAKKLNDEYIIAGLTRKIGAHIVRPAVVTATGNAETILGPISKTKYNELFLEEIKNIFNNAQIPTILSENINLELWKKLIINNGVNAICALLREETGVIMHNPKLSKIVYGLMNETAKAAMNKNIKISQKDVEEMYALISKFDSIKPSMLVDVEHNRELELDEICGVVIQNLEEQSLDAPYTKTISTLLEYTYSKVR, encoded by the coding sequence ATGAATTTTTTAATTTTGGGTGCTGGCGGTATAGGTTCTTATTTTGGAACAAGGTTAATTAAAGCAGGACATAATGTAACTTTTGTTGCAAGAGGAAAGCACTTAGAAGCTTTGCAACAAAACAAGTTGAAGTTACAGCATCCAGAATTTGAATTTTTTGATAATGTTTCTTCTCATTCAATTGAAGAAATAAAAAAAATGAAGACTTCTTTATTTGATGCTATTTTAATAACTACAAAATCAACTTCAACTAAAATATTATCTGATGATTTATTTAATTGGCTTGGAAACACAAAAAAACATCCTTATATCATATCACTACAAAATGGTGTAGATAATGAGGAAATTTTGGCCAAAAAATTAAACGATGAATATATAATTGCAGGACTTACTAGAAAAATAGGTGCACACATTGTTCGTCCTGCTGTTGTAACTGCAACGGGGAATGCTGAAACAATTCTAGGGCCAATTTCTAAGACAAAATATAATGAACTTTTTCTAGAAGAAATAAAGAATATTTTTAATAATGCTCAAATTCCAACTATATTATCAGAAAATATAAATTTAGAATTATGGAAGAAATTAATTATAAATAATGGAGTTAATGCTATTTGCGCATTGTTAAGAGAAGAAACTGGAGTAATTATGCATAATCCAAAATTATCTAAAATAGTTTATGGATTAATGAATGAAACTGCAAAAGCAGCGATGAATAAAAATATTAAAATATCACAAAAAGATGTTGAGGAAATGTATGCATTAATCTCAAAATTCGATTCTATAAAACCTTCTATGTTAGTTGATGTGGAACATAATAGAGAGTTGGAATTAGATGAAATTTGTGGAGTTGTTATACAAAATTTAGAAGAACAAAGTTTAGATGCTCCCTATACGAAAACTATTTCTACACTACTTGAGTATACATATTCAAAAGTAAGATAA
- a CDS encoding LLM class flavin-dependent oxidoreductase — translation MSSIRLSVLDQSPIHDNKEAKEGLFDTIELAKNCEKWGYYRYWCAEHHDTPGYASSCPEIMISSVANATSKIRVGSGGVMLNHYSSFKVAETFNTLSALHNNRIDLGIGRASGANFLAARALHNANNADYTQKAYELINYLDDEIPEDDYFHGVSLSPKGVDSTPVYLLGSSNGSSVLAGELGAGFCLALFIGTHDRPTQIMDFYKNNFIPSKNFKKPKAMLAVACICAETRDEAIEIASTHTYWKVQAFRHTKRDGLYSSNKVKELYEELSFEDKAYFHETLDSMILGTPKECKEKLEKLAIEYGVDEIMIVNVTYSFEDRIKSYELLAKEFNLND, via the coding sequence ATGTCCTCAATAAGATTAAGCGTTCTTGACCAATCTCCAATTCATGATAATAAAGAAGCTAAAGAAGGTTTATTTGACACTATAGAACTTGCAAAAAATTGTGAGAAATGGGGTTATTATAGATATTGGTGTGCTGAACATCATGATACACCTGGATATGCAAGCTCATGTCCTGAGATAATGATTAGTTCTGTTGCTAATGCAACTTCTAAAATAAGAGTTGGAAGTGGTGGAGTTATGTTAAATCATTATAGTTCATTTAAAGTTGCAGAAACTTTTAATACTTTAAGTGCTTTGCATAATAATAGGATTGATTTAGGAATAGGAAGGGCTAGTGGAGCTAATTTTTTAGCAGCACGCGCTTTACATAATGCGAATAATGCAGATTATACTCAAAAAGCTTATGAATTAATAAATTATTTAGATGATGAAATACCAGAAGATGACTATTTTCATGGAGTTAGTTTATCTCCTAAAGGAGTTGATTCTACGCCTGTATATTTACTAGGTTCAAGTAATGGAAGTAGTGTTTTAGCTGGAGAATTAGGGGCTGGTTTTTGTTTGGCACTATTTATTGGAACTCATGATAGACCAACACAAATAATGGATTTTTATAAAAATAATTTTATTCCATCTAAGAATTTTAAAAAACCTAAAGCTATGTTAGCTGTTGCTTGTATTTGTGCTGAAACAAGAGATGAAGCGATTGAAATAGCTAGTACTCATACTTATTGGAAGGTTCAAGCTTTTAGGCATACTAAAAGAGATGGATTATATAGTTCAAATAAAGTAAAAGAATTATATGAAGAACTTAGTTTTGAAGATAAGGCATATTTTCATGAAACACTAGATTCAATGATTTTAGGAACACCAAAAGAGTGTAAAGAGAAATTAGAGAAACTAGCAATAGAATATGGTGTTGATGAAATTATGATTGTAAATGTAACATATTCTTTTGAAGATAGAATTAAATCTTATGAATTATTGGCTAAAGAATTTAATTTAAATGATTAA